The Leucobacter viscericola genome includes a window with the following:
- the rsmH gene encoding 16S rRNA (cytosine(1402)-N(4))-methyltransferase RsmH, protein MTQHDERDASALHTPVLLQRCLELLAPAASQEGAVVVDATLGMGGHSEALLEAHPGLTLIGLDRDTEALRLAGNRLARFGERAILVHAVYDEIAEAVRSAGFNRIDGVLFDLGVSSLQLDEAERGFAYAQDAPLDMRMDQSSGETAAEVLAVAPEGRLRAIFERYGEEPLAARYARAIIAARAETPIERSGQLVDILQQATPAAVRDQRHPAKRVFQALRIEVNSELSVLERAIPAALDLLALNGRAVIMAYQSLEDRLVKRELAQRSRSTAPAGLPVELPEHRPEFRLLTRGAELADEQERAQNPRAIPVRLRAAERVRGVE, encoded by the coding sequence ATGACTCAACACGATGAACGTGATGCAAGCGCGCTGCACACTCCGGTGCTGCTGCAACGCTGCCTTGAACTCCTTGCCCCGGCTGCCTCGCAAGAGGGCGCCGTGGTTGTTGACGCGACGCTCGGCATGGGCGGGCACAGCGAGGCACTCCTCGAGGCTCACCCAGGCCTCACACTGATCGGCCTGGATCGCGACACCGAGGCCTTGCGACTGGCAGGGAACAGGCTTGCGCGGTTTGGCGAGCGGGCGATTCTTGTGCACGCGGTTTACGACGAAATTGCCGAGGCCGTGCGCAGTGCCGGGTTCAACCGCATCGATGGAGTGCTCTTTGACTTGGGCGTCTCGTCACTGCAGTTGGACGAGGCAGAACGCGGATTCGCGTACGCGCAGGATGCGCCACTCGACATGCGCATGGACCAGAGCAGTGGTGAGACCGCAGCCGAGGTGCTGGCGGTTGCCCCCGAGGGGCGGCTGCGCGCGATTTTTGAGCGCTACGGCGAAGAGCCGCTCGCAGCACGGTACGCGCGGGCCATCATTGCGGCCCGGGCCGAAACACCGATCGAGCGAAGCGGACAGCTGGTTGACATCTTGCAGCAGGCAACACCCGCTGCAGTGCGTGACCAGCGACACCCCGCAAAGCGTGTCTTCCAAGCGCTGCGGATCGAGGTCAACAGCGAACTTTCAGTGCTCGAGCGCGCGATCCCCGCGGCTCTTGACCTGCTTGCGTTGAACGGCCGCGCCGTCATCATGGCCTACCAGTCACTCGAGGATCGTCTCGTGAAGCGAGAGCTTGCGCAGCGATCCCGTTCGACGGCCCCGGCCGGGCTGCCCGTCGAACTTCCTGAACATCGTCCCGAGTTCCGCCTGCTTACCCGCGGCGCGGAACTCGCGGACGAGCAAGAACGTGCCCAGAACCCAAGGGCAATCCCGGTGCGCTTGCGCGCCGCTGAACGAGTAAGGGGTGTGGAATGA
- the murD gene encoding UDP-N-acetylmuramoyl-L-alanine--D-glutamate ligase has protein sequence MVAAAVTQEQTNAVRDRVLALSSWHHDWSELRVAVLGLGVTGFSVADTLVELGSRVRVIYGAPDPDRERLLDVIGSERYCDDNNDGQLTDLRVFDPELVIVSPGYRPDHPLTTWAAENGVVVWGDIELGWRLRDKTARIADWICITGTNGKTTTTELTAHMLVAGGLRATPAGNIGTPILDALRDPQGYDALVVELSSFQLERLGEISPYASACLNIADDHLDWHGSPEAYRAAKAKVYENTQVACVYNRADLATEQMVENADVVEGARAISFGLDTPPPSGFGVIEGILVDRGFHAERRNEAFELVTVDELFERGTAAPHMVQNILAASALARSRGVEPTEVASAILSFQPSPHRAQQLGEHEGIRWIDDSKATNAHAADASLRALSEVVWILGGQLKGVDIDELVLTHAPKLRGAVVIGSERTEVMAALTRHLGELPFVEVATSDPDLIMVEAVAAAARIAQSGDTVLLSPAAASLDQFKGYTDRGRRFQDAVRELTGGAAGVGGE, from the coding sequence ATGGTTGCTGCAGCAGTGACGCAAGAACAGACAAACGCGGTGCGGGATCGAGTGCTGGCCCTTTCGAGCTGGCACCACGACTGGAGCGAGCTTCGGGTCGCTGTGCTCGGCCTCGGCGTAACCGGCTTTTCGGTCGCGGACACACTCGTGGAGCTGGGCTCGCGCGTGCGGGTGATTTACGGCGCCCCCGACCCGGATCGCGAGCGCCTACTCGACGTCATCGGTTCAGAACGCTACTGCGACGACAACAACGACGGTCAGCTCACGGACCTGCGGGTGTTTGACCCCGAGCTGGTCATTGTGTCTCCCGGGTATCGCCCTGATCACCCGCTCACCACGTGGGCGGCCGAGAACGGCGTTGTTGTGTGGGGCGACATTGAGCTGGGCTGGCGGCTGCGCGATAAGACCGCGCGGATCGCCGACTGGATCTGCATCACCGGCACCAATGGCAAGACCACAACGACCGAACTCACCGCGCACATGCTCGTTGCCGGTGGTTTGCGCGCGACACCGGCGGGCAACATCGGCACGCCGATTTTGGACGCGCTGCGTGATCCGCAGGGCTACGACGCGCTGGTCGTTGAACTCTCGAGCTTTCAGCTTGAACGCCTGGGCGAGATCTCACCCTACGCGAGCGCCTGCCTCAACATCGCAGACGATCACCTCGACTGGCACGGCAGCCCCGAGGCGTACCGTGCCGCAAAAGCGAAGGTGTACGAGAACACCCAGGTCGCCTGCGTGTACAACCGGGCAGACCTTGCAACCGAGCAGATGGTGGAGAACGCCGATGTTGTTGAGGGTGCGCGCGCTATTAGCTTTGGCCTAGATACACCGCCGCCGAGCGGGTTTGGTGTGATCGAGGGCATTTTGGTTGACCGCGGATTCCACGCGGAGCGCCGCAACGAGGCCTTTGAGCTAGTGACGGTCGACGAACTATTTGAGCGCGGAACCGCGGCTCCTCACATGGTGCAAAATATTCTGGCTGCGAGTGCACTCGCGCGGTCTCGCGGGGTTGAACCCACCGAGGTCGCGAGCGCGATCCTCAGCTTTCAGCCCTCACCCCACCGGGCCCAGCAGCTCGGTGAACACGAGGGCATCCGCTGGATCGACGATTCCAAGGCCACGAATGCGCACGCCGCAGATGCGTCGTTGCGGGCCCTGAGCGAGGTCGTCTGGATTCTTGGCGGCCAGCTCAAGGGAGTCGACATTGACGAGCTCGTGCTCACGCACGCCCCGAAGCTGCGGGGTGCGGTTGTGATTGGCTCGGAGCGTACCGAGGTGATGGCGGCGCTGACGCGCCACCTGGGTGAGCTGCCTTTTGTTGAGGTTGCGACGTCGGATCCCGACCTGATTATGGTTGAGGCGGTTGCGGCGGCTGCGAGGATCGCCCAGTCCGGCGACACGGTTTTGCTCTCACCAGCGGCGGCATCGCTTGACCAGTTCAAGGGTTACACAGATCGCGGCCGTCGTTTCCAGGATGCGGTCCGTGAGTTGACCGGAGGAGCCGCGGGTGTCGGCGGGGAGTAA
- the mraY gene encoding phospho-N-acetylmuramoyl-pentapeptide-transferase — protein MIALLIAGGFSLLYSLLLTPLFVRGFRKLSWGQFIREDGPESHFAKRGTPTMGGLIFISGAVIAYFLGKFLMGEQPTPSALLVILMAVGSAAVGFIDDFLKTRKQQSLGLGGWAKIGGQVLVAIVFAFLALRFPNDAGFTPGSTHISIFRDLPFDFMSFGTILGISLFVLWVIVIVVSTTNSVNVTDGLDGLAGGASIMVFGAYMIIGFWQASQSCFSTAYEAGCYLVRDPMDLAVVAAAFLGGLGGFLWWNTSPAHVYMGDTGSLGLGGAIAAFAILTQTELLLVLLGGLFIIESGSVILQRAYFKVTRGKRIFLMSPIHHHFELKGWAEVTVVVRFWIIAALFVIAGIGGFYGEWLLQQ, from the coding sequence ATGATCGCCCTGTTGATCGCGGGTGGCTTCTCGCTGCTCTATTCGCTGCTGCTGACGCCGCTGTTCGTGCGCGGTTTCCGCAAGCTGTCTTGGGGACAGTTCATTCGTGAAGACGGGCCCGAGTCGCACTTTGCGAAGCGTGGCACACCCACCATGGGTGGGCTGATCTTCATCTCTGGCGCCGTCATCGCCTACTTCCTCGGCAAGTTCTTGATGGGGGAGCAGCCGACACCGTCAGCGCTACTCGTGATCCTGATGGCCGTTGGCTCCGCAGCGGTCGGCTTTATCGACGACTTCTTGAAGACCCGCAAGCAGCAGTCACTCGGCCTTGGCGGCTGGGCGAAAATTGGTGGCCAGGTGCTCGTGGCGATCGTGTTTGCCTTCCTTGCGCTCCGTTTTCCGAACGACGCGGGATTCACCCCGGGGTCGACCCACATCTCGATTTTCCGCGATCTCCCCTTCGACTTCATGTCCTTCGGCACGATCCTCGGCATCAGCCTGTTTGTGCTCTGGGTCATCGTGATTGTTGTGTCGACCACCAACTCCGTGAACGTCACGGACGGGCTTGACGGCCTTGCCGGTGGCGCCTCGATTATGGTCTTTGGTGCCTACATGATCATCGGCTTCTGGCAGGCCTCGCAGAGTTGCTTCAGCACCGCCTACGAAGCCGGCTGCTACCTCGTGCGCGATCCGATGGATCTCGCGGTTGTTGCGGCGGCCTTCCTCGGCGGGCTCGGTGGCTTCCTATGGTGGAACACGAGCCCCGCACACGTGTACATGGGCGATACCGGCTCTCTCGGCCTTGGCGGCGCGATTGCTGCGTTTGCGATCCTCACCCAGACCGAACTGCTGCTTGTGCTGCTCGGCGGTCTCTTCATTATCGAATCGGGATCCGTGATCCTGCAGCGCGCCTACTTCAAAGTGACGCGGGGCAAACGTATCTTCCTGATGAGCCCTATCCACCACCACTTTGAACTCAAAGGCTGGGCCGAGGTGACGGTGGTTGTGCGCTTCTGGATAATCGCGGCGCTCTTTGTGATCGCAGGCATTGGTGGATTTTACGGAGAATGGTTGCTGCAGCAGTGA
- a CDS encoding UDP-N-acetylmuramoyl-tripeptide--D-alanyl-D-alanine ligase, whose product MIDLTLAEIAAAMNGRLVIGGSVDSVSADTIVSGESQTDSREVKAGQIFFARRGEETDGHLFVAKAVDAGAALLVVEREVDDRVPQIVVADATIALGQLATAVVHRVRAAGELTIVGITGSNGKTTTKNLVAAMAERRGSSVASEKSFNNEVGGPLTMLRVQQDTRTLVAEMGASAEGEIARLTAMAPPSIGVVLTVGLAHAGEFGGIETTFRTKSEMVRDLPDSAVAVLNRDDPHVSRMAELTQARVRWFGLHPEAHVRASDIDSDAAGTRFTLHIDGESAPVNFHVLGEHHVTNALAAATVGHELGLSLGEIVDSLQSATKAARWRMEVMGGRDGVTIVNDAYNASPDSMAAGIRTLAQIRKPDGRSVAVLGAMSELGEYSIEEHIRIGLQAVRLRINELVVVGKEARQLHISAINEGSWDGESVFFEEQDEAFDYLMSTLQPNDTVLVKSSNSAGLRFLGDRLGEAFA is encoded by the coding sequence GTGATTGATCTGACGCTCGCCGAGATTGCGGCGGCCATGAACGGGCGGCTTGTAATCGGCGGATCAGTCGACTCTGTGTCGGCGGACACCATTGTCAGCGGGGAGTCGCAGACCGACTCGCGCGAGGTAAAAGCGGGGCAGATCTTCTTCGCCCGTCGCGGTGAAGAAACTGACGGCCACCTTTTTGTTGCGAAAGCGGTCGACGCGGGCGCCGCGTTGCTCGTTGTTGAGCGTGAGGTCGACGATCGAGTGCCGCAGATTGTGGTCGCCGACGCGACGATCGCACTCGGTCAGCTCGCGACTGCGGTGGTGCATCGCGTGCGTGCGGCCGGTGAATTGACAATCGTCGGGATTACCGGGTCGAACGGCAAGACCACGACCAAAAACCTCGTCGCCGCGATGGCGGAGCGACGCGGATCGTCGGTCGCTTCAGAAAAGTCGTTTAACAACGAGGTGGGCGGCCCGCTCACCATGCTGCGTGTGCAGCAAGACACCCGCACGCTCGTTGCCGAGATGGGTGCGAGCGCCGAGGGTGAGATTGCGCGGCTGACGGCCATGGCACCGCCAAGCATCGGTGTTGTGCTCACCGTTGGGCTCGCGCACGCCGGAGAATTTGGTGGCATCGAGACCACGTTCCGCACCAAGAGCGAGATGGTTCGGGATCTGCCGGACTCCGCGGTGGCGGTACTCAACAGGGATGATCCTCACGTCTCGCGCATGGCGGAGCTGACGCAGGCCCGAGTGCGCTGGTTCGGCCTGCACCCCGAGGCGCACGTGCGCGCGAGCGACATTGACTCCGACGCTGCTGGCACCCGCTTTACGCTGCACATCGACGGTGAGTCCGCTCCCGTCAATTTCCACGTGCTCGGCGAGCACCACGTCACCAACGCCCTCGCGGCGGCGACGGTCGGCCACGAGCTGGGCCTCAGTCTCGGCGAGATTGTGGATTCTCTGCAGAGCGCCACCAAGGCAGCGCGCTGGCGCATGGAGGTGATGGGCGGCCGTGACGGCGTCACAATCGTGAACGACGCCTACAACGCGAGCCCAGACTCGATGGCGGCGGGAATCCGCACCCTCGCGCAGATTCGCAAGCCAGACGGGCGCTCGGTTGCCGTGCTGGGAGCCATGAGCGAACTCGGCGAGTACTCGATCGAGGAGCACATTCGTATCGGGCTGCAGGCCGTGCGCCTGCGCATCAATGAGCTTGTGGTTGTGGGTAAAGAAGCTCGCCAACTTCACATCAGCGCCATTAACGAGGGCTCGTGGGATGGCGAGAGTGTGTTCTTCGAAGAGCAGGATGAAGCCTTCGACTACCTGATGAGCACGCTGCAACCGAACGACACAGTGCTCGTAAAATCTTCTAACTCCGCGGGACTTCGATTCCTCGGTGACCGACTTGGAGAGGCTTTCGCATGA
- a CDS encoding peptidoglycan D,D-transpeptidase FtsI family protein has protein sequence MLRLRQPRFRRVIALALVVVASLAFLVRLTDVQLVSAAALNEDAKDKRAVPVEIPSMRGDIVDRNGVVLATTDARYDVQLSPKNTRLNGGVFTRPDPKGGVGTINVTAKEAFEEIGAITGQKASEIQKTVDDALKKNKKSDFAYVKRSVDLTVLNKLKALNIPWLTFSTHMTRTYPNGAVAGNIIGFSGAEDKPQAGIELSQDKCLTGIDGTENYERSADGVPLPGSVVVTQKTIDGGTVKLTLDRDLQWQAQQIINEQTQKVNAEYGYLVIMNVKTGELVAVAEDGSVDPNDVDASDPTKREARSFVAPYEPGSTFKMITAAALVDQGEATPETQNATPENWRPEPDVYFEDAFSHEVMPWTLAGILTRSSNVGTSMLGARLTPQVRYDYLRKFGVGIATEAGMPLEDSGMLAPVDKWDPQTSYNTMFGQGLSSTIVQTAGVYQALANGGKRVPPTLVESCKTGDGKTVVPKHGDPVQVVKPETAQQMMGLMETVATQGWFSKNLAIPGYRVAGKTGTAEEVDPNTGLYRTDGYVNSFAGVFPADNPQYVAVASIGFSDSVDDGSVAAIAAFHDAAEATIRTFHIPPSTGEFTPYPTLY, from the coding sequence ATGTTGAGACTGCGCCAACCGCGGTTTCGCCGCGTAATTGCCCTAGCGCTCGTTGTGGTCGCCTCGCTGGCCTTTCTGGTGAGACTGACTGACGTGCAGTTGGTGTCGGCCGCGGCGTTGAACGAGGACGCAAAAGATAAGCGTGCCGTGCCCGTTGAGATTCCGAGCATGCGCGGTGACATCGTTGATCGTAACGGCGTGGTGCTGGCGACCACGGACGCCCGATACGACGTGCAGCTCTCGCCCAAAAACACGAGGCTGAACGGGGGAGTGTTTACCCGGCCAGACCCGAAGGGCGGCGTCGGTACGATCAACGTCACCGCGAAAGAGGCCTTTGAGGAGATCGGTGCGATCACCGGCCAGAAGGCAAGTGAGATTCAGAAAACGGTTGACGACGCGCTGAAGAAGAACAAGAAGTCAGACTTCGCGTACGTCAAGCGTTCAGTTGACCTCACTGTGCTGAACAAGCTGAAGGCACTCAACATTCCGTGGCTCACGTTTAGCACGCACATGACCCGGACCTACCCGAACGGGGCGGTCGCGGGAAACATCATTGGGTTCTCTGGGGCTGAAGATAAACCGCAAGCCGGTATCGAACTGTCACAGGACAAGTGCCTCACGGGTATTGATGGCACCGAGAATTACGAGCGCAGCGCGGACGGTGTGCCGCTGCCGGGCAGTGTTGTGGTTACCCAGAAAACGATCGACGGTGGCACGGTCAAGCTGACGCTTGATCGTGATCTGCAATGGCAAGCCCAGCAGATCATCAACGAGCAGACGCAGAAAGTGAACGCCGAGTACGGTTACCTGGTCATCATGAATGTCAAGACCGGTGAACTCGTGGCGGTTGCGGAGGACGGCTCCGTGGATCCCAACGACGTTGATGCCTCCGACCCCACGAAACGTGAGGCGCGATCCTTTGTGGCGCCCTACGAGCCAGGGTCAACATTTAAGATGATCACCGCGGCAGCGCTGGTCGATCAGGGCGAGGCGACCCCCGAGACCCAGAACGCGACCCCTGAAAACTGGCGACCTGAGCCAGATGTGTACTTTGAGGACGCCTTCAGCCACGAGGTAATGCCGTGGACCCTTGCGGGAATCTTGACTCGGTCCTCAAACGTGGGCACTTCGATGCTGGGCGCTAGACTCACCCCTCAGGTGCGCTACGACTACCTGCGCAAGTTCGGTGTTGGCATCGCGACTGAAGCGGGTATGCCGTTGGAAGACTCCGGGATGTTGGCCCCCGTTGACAAGTGGGATCCCCAAACTTCTTACAACACCATGTTCGGGCAGGGACTCTCCTCCACCATCGTGCAGACCGCGGGTGTCTATCAGGCACTTGCAAACGGTGGAAAGCGTGTGCCGCCGACCCTCGTCGAATCGTGCAAAACGGGTGACGGAAAAACCGTGGTGCCCAAACACGGAGACCCGGTACAGGTCGTGAAACCCGAGACTGCCCAGCAGATGATGGGCTTGATGGAGACCGTTGCGACTCAGGGCTGGTTCAGTAAGAATCTCGCGATCCCCGGCTACCGCGTAGCTGGCAAGACGGGAACCGCGGAGGAAGTGGACCCGAACACCGGTCTCTACCGAACCGACGGCTACGTCAACTCATTCGCCGGGGTGTTCCCCGCCGATAACCCGCAGTACGTCGCGGTAGCATCTATTGGGTTCTCCGACTCGGTGGATGATGGAAGCGTGGCGGCCATCGCCGCGTTCCACGACGCGGCCGAGGCTACGATCCGCACGTTCCACATTCCGCCGTCCACTGGAGAGTTCACCCCGTACCCAACGTTGTATTGA
- a CDS encoding Mur ligase family protein, with product MSSGDVLSIRPKAPTPVSLASLTERFSLRAVGEAGNAEATGATLDSRDVRPGDLYLGIPGALRHGAEFAKQAAELGAVAILTDADGAELAATAFKNAEIAMPILVTSVHPRQIAGEVAATIYGTDERFDAKTFGITGTNGKTSVVYMLAELLSAAGFTPGLSSTAERRIGAEVITSNLTSPEAPELHGLLARMREAGVDAVALEVSAHAVERHRIDGVHFDVVAFNNFSQDHLDDFGDMETYFAAKLALFAPEHAARGVVVVDSPYGQRIARESQIPVTRLATEFGQQADWHLAITRQTLDGVSFVLQGPSGEHFRGRVPVFGRFMAENAALALIMLHEAGIPIAQVEAGLENGLIPVYIPGRLEEMSDHAGEHSPRFYVDYGHTPGAFEAMLEALGEVAPGKIIFMFGADGDRDTTKREEMGRIAGAHADTVIICDYHPRSEPPEQIRAQLLAGARSANHATVIEEGDPRRAVRLAISLAEPGDVILYAGPGHEDYQEVAGQMIPYSARDEVRGALREAGLLT from the coding sequence GTGAGTTCCGGAGACGTACTCAGCATTCGACCCAAGGCACCGACGCCGGTATCTCTGGCCTCCCTGACGGAGCGGTTTTCGCTGAGGGCTGTTGGTGAGGCTGGTAACGCGGAGGCGACGGGAGCTACTCTCGATTCCCGCGACGTGCGACCTGGGGATTTGTACCTGGGTATACCGGGAGCGCTGCGCCACGGCGCGGAATTCGCAAAACAGGCTGCTGAACTGGGTGCGGTCGCGATCCTGACCGATGCGGATGGTGCTGAACTTGCCGCCACCGCGTTTAAGAACGCCGAGATCGCGATGCCGATTCTGGTTACGTCGGTTCACCCGCGCCAGATTGCCGGTGAAGTCGCGGCGACCATTTACGGAACCGACGAGCGCTTCGACGCCAAAACGTTTGGCATCACTGGCACAAACGGTAAAACGAGTGTTGTCTACATGCTCGCCGAGCTACTGAGCGCAGCGGGATTCACGCCCGGCCTCAGCTCGACCGCTGAAAGGCGCATCGGCGCCGAGGTGATTACGAGCAACCTGACGAGCCCAGAGGCGCCCGAGCTGCACGGCCTGCTCGCACGCATGCGAGAGGCAGGGGTTGACGCGGTTGCGCTTGAGGTCTCGGCGCACGCTGTCGAACGACACCGCATCGACGGTGTGCACTTCGACGTGGTTGCCTTCAACAATTTTTCGCAGGACCACCTAGACGACTTCGGCGACATGGAGACGTACTTCGCGGCGAAGCTCGCGCTGTTCGCGCCCGAGCACGCCGCGCGTGGTGTGGTGGTCGTCGATTCGCCGTATGGGCAGAGGATCGCGCGCGAGTCTCAGATTCCCGTGACCAGGCTTGCAACCGAGTTTGGGCAGCAGGCCGACTGGCACCTCGCGATTACACGGCAAACGCTCGACGGAGTCTCGTTTGTTTTGCAGGGCCCGTCTGGTGAGCACTTTCGCGGTCGGGTGCCCGTGTTCGGTCGGTTCATGGCAGAGAATGCTGCGCTCGCGCTCATCATGCTGCACGAGGCCGGGATCCCGATTGCCCAGGTTGAAGCGGGGCTCGAGAACGGTCTGATCCCGGTCTATATTCCGGGGCGTCTTGAAGAGATGAGTGACCACGCGGGCGAACACAGCCCCCGGTTTTACGTTGACTACGGCCACACACCGGGCGCATTCGAGGCGATGCTGGAGGCCCTTGGCGAAGTCGCTCCCGGAAAGATCATCTTTATGTTTGGCGCCGATGGCGACCGAGACACAACCAAACGCGAGGAGATGGGCAGGATCGCGGGGGCTCACGCCGACACCGTGATCATCTGCGACTACCACCCTCGATCCGAGCCACCGGAGCAAATTCGCGCTCAGCTACTGGCCGGCGCGCGATCCGCAAACCACGCAACGGTGATCGAAGAGGGCGATCCGCGGCGCGCGGTGAGGCTCGCTATTTCGCTTGCTGAGCCGGGGGACGTTATTCTATATGCCGGTCCCGGACACGAGGACTACCAAGAAGTCGCTGGGCAGATGATTCCCTACTCGGCGCGTGATGAAGTACGCGGGGCGCTCCGCGAGGCAGGATTGCTCACGTGA
- the mraZ gene encoding division/cell wall cluster transcriptional repressor MraZ, with the protein MFLGTFTPRLDDKGRLILPAKFRDELSDGLVITRGQERCLYVFSEAEFASMHERIRQAPVTSKQARDYLRVFLSGAHPETPDKQSRVTIPAGLREYAGLDRELAVIGAGSRAEIWDAEAWQAYLTAQESAFSDIEEEVIPGMF; encoded by the coding sequence ATGTTTTTGGGAACCTTCACGCCTCGCCTTGACGACAAAGGACGGCTGATCCTTCCCGCGAAGTTTCGTGACGAGCTCTCTGACGGACTTGTGATCACTCGTGGACAGGAACGCTGCCTCTACGTGTTCAGTGAGGCGGAGTTTGCCTCGATGCACGAGCGCATTCGACAGGCACCCGTCACCTCAAAGCAGGCGCGTGACTACCTGCGTGTGTTTCTGTCGGGTGCCCACCCGGAAACCCCGGATAAGCAGTCTCGAGTGACGATACCCGCCGGCCTTCGCGAGTACGCGGGGCTTGACCGTGAGCTTGCCGTGATCGGCGCGGGATCCCGAGCTGAAATCTGGGATGCCGAAGCTTGGCAGGCCTACCTGACGGCTCAGGAATCTGCATTCTCTGACATCGAAGAGGAGGTGATTCCGGGCATGTTCTAG